A window from Pokkaliibacter sp. MBI-7 encodes these proteins:
- a CDS encoding FecR domain-containing protein, translated as MTMNPSESTPIAPHIARQAVQWWVDLQADDLTVELEQRLQQWRDADSEHERAWQRIESIHGRWQQVPGRLARATLLPLQEQSRALSRRQAVKLLTNLLIVGGSGWMLWQGTPWQDVIADYHTAPGEQRQVELEDGSLLWLNTNTSVAVQYSDSERRLRLYRGEVLLESAHQRYQRVDPRPLRVRTEQGTVEALGTRFRVYQQQDETEVAVLDGAVAIEPVQDGSRRTVLQAGQQTRFSRFSSDDPQPREDSRDAWLNGMLVARNQRLDQFLAELARYRRGHLGCDDGVAALRVSGTYPLRDTDAILAAIEALLPVRQQRLTRYWINLAAAY; from the coding sequence ATGACCATGAATCCTTCAGAAAGCACCCCCATCGCTCCGCATATTGCCCGTCAGGCGGTGCAGTGGTGGGTCGATTTGCAGGCGGATGATCTGACCGTCGAACTGGAGCAGCGCTTGCAGCAGTGGCGTGATGCCGACAGTGAACATGAACGGGCCTGGCAGCGCATCGAAAGTATCCATGGCCGCTGGCAGCAGGTGCCGGGCAGGCTGGCTCGTGCCACCCTGCTACCCCTGCAGGAGCAGAGCCGGGCGCTCAGCCGCCGTCAGGCGGTGAAGCTGCTGACCAATCTGCTGATCGTCGGAGGCAGTGGCTGGATGCTGTGGCAGGGCACCCCCTGGCAGGATGTGATTGCTGATTACCACACCGCCCCGGGCGAGCAGCGTCAGGTGGAGCTGGAAGACGGTTCGCTGCTATGGCTCAACACCAACACCTCGGTGGCGGTGCAGTACAGCGACAGTGAAAGGCGGCTGCGGCTGTATCGCGGTGAGGTGCTGCTGGAAAGTGCACATCAGCGGTACCAGAGGGTTGACCCCCGGCCGCTGCGGGTGCGTACCGAGCAGGGCACGGTGGAAGCACTGGGCACCCGCTTCCGGGTATATCAGCAGCAGGATGAAACTGAAGTGGCTGTGCTGGACGGGGCGGTGGCTATCGAGCCAGTGCAGGACGGTAGCCGTCGCACGGTGCTGCAGGCCGGTCAGCAGACACGTTTCTCGCGCTTCAGCAGCGACGACCCACAGCCGCGGGAGGACAGCCGTGATGCCTGGCTCAACGGCATGCTGGTGGCGCGTAACCAGCGTCTGGACCAGTTTCTTGCCGAGCTGGCGCGCTATCGCCGTGGCCATCTGGGCTGCGATGACGGCGTTGCCGCGCTGCGGGTGTCGGGAACGTATCCGCTGCGGGATACCGATGCCATTCTGGCTGCCATCGAAGCCCTGTTACCGGTGCGGCAGCAGCGCCTGACACGGTATTGGATCAATCTGGCGGCGGCTTACTGA
- a CDS encoding sigma-70 family RNA polymerase sigma factor: protein MTTSRSTASLFHHFYSDHHRWLLGWLGRRLGCREQAADLAQDTFVKVLTGSEVSQIAEPRAFLTTIARRVLSNHYRRQQVERAYLEALAVMADEVSVSLEEQAEMLETLLEIDRLLDGLPPQVQQTFLLVQLDGLSYACVAEQLGISVATVKRYLVRAGERCFFATLD from the coding sequence ATGACCACGAGCCGCTCCACTGCCAGCCTGTTTCATCATTTCTATTCCGACCACCACCGCTGGCTGCTGGGCTGGCTTGGTCGTCGTCTGGGCTGTCGCGAGCAGGCGGCTGATCTGGCGCAGGATACCTTCGTCAAGGTACTGACCGGCAGTGAAGTCAGCCAGATTGCCGAGCCGCGTGCCTTCCTCACTACGATTGCCCGCCGCGTGCTGTCCAACCATTACCGCCGTCAGCAGGTAGAACGCGCCTATCTTGAAGCATTGGCCGTGATGGCTGATGAAGTGTCGGTCTCGCTGGAAGAACAGGCGGAAATGCTGGAAACCCTGCTGGAAATTGACCGCCTGCTGGATGGCCTGCCACCTCAGGTGCAGCAGACCTTTCTGCTGGTGCAGCTGGATGGCCTGAGCTATGCCTGTGTGGCCGAACAGCTGGGCATCTCGGTTGCCACCGTCAAACGCTATCTGGTCAGAGCCGGCGAGCGTTGCTTCTTTGCCACGCTGGACTGA
- a CDS encoding AraC family transcriptional regulator, giving the protein MDDLIATITQLTQQQSTLPFAVYSSFHEQTLVNVPIARPLLIFVLSGEKELGREPRSRCQKGEFVFLSDSYAIDIRNIPRDKPYFALILEFDAADFSDLPAVVEDRLAYFIGTTGLELQQWLQQFVQIASWAPAAMIALRRRELLALLFHLGYTAVTRMKGKPTISQKINDLFRANRFQDISVEDLCARLAMSDSTLRRKLRQEQTSVMAIKDRARLGHGLHLLQTTDDSINLISDRCGYQSQSRFTQRFKAQFGLTPTELRKTRKSSVEQQP; this is encoded by the coding sequence ATGGACGACCTGATCGCCACCATCACACAGCTGACCCAGCAGCAGAGCACGCTGCCCTTCGCGGTGTACTCCTCGTTTCATGAGCAGACGCTGGTCAACGTGCCGATTGCCAGACCCTTGCTGATCTTTGTTCTCAGTGGCGAGAAGGAGCTGGGCAGGGAGCCGCGCTCGCGCTGCCAGAAGGGGGAGTTTGTCTTTCTGTCTGACAGCTATGCCATCGACATTCGCAATATCCCCAGAGACAAACCCTACTTCGCGCTGATCCTAGAGTTCGATGCAGCTGACTTCAGTGACCTGCCCGCCGTGGTGGAGGACAGGCTGGCGTACTTTATCGGTACCACCGGTCTGGAACTGCAGCAGTGGCTGCAGCAGTTTGTGCAGATTGCCAGCTGGGCCCCCGCGGCCATGATCGCCCTGCGCAGACGCGAGTTGCTCGCCCTGTTGTTTCATCTGGGTTATACCGCCGTCACCCGGATGAAAGGCAAACCGACCATCAGCCAGAAAATCAACGACCTGTTCCGGGCCAACCGTTTTCAGGACATCAGCGTCGAGGATCTCTGTGCCCGGCTGGCCATGAGCGACTCCACCCTGCGGCGCAAGCTGCGTCAGGAACAGACCAGCGTGATGGCCATCAAGGACCGCGCCCGTCTGGGCCACGGCCTGCATCTGCTGCAAACCACCGATGACAGCATCAATCTGATCTCTGACCGCTGCGGTTATCAGTCGCAGTCTCGCTTTACCCAGCGCTTCAAAGCCCAGTTCGGGCTGACGCCCACGGAGCTGCGCAAGACCCGCAAAAGCAGCGTGGAGCAGCAGCCCTGA
- a CDS encoding YbhB/YbcL family Raf kinase inhibitor-like protein produces the protein MSTFAARMAFPAMMLGAVAANAGAFELTSTDMANGQPLTSRQEYQGFGCSGDNLSPQLSWSGAPAGTKAFAVFAYDPDAPTGSGWWHWQVVNIPAGVSSLATGAGDPARQLMPAGAVQRNNDYGQPGFGGACPPAGDHAHRYQFTVYALAHTLELPANASAALTGYMVKASALGSATLEALYQRP, from the coding sequence ATGAGCACTTTCGCAGCCAGAATGGCCTTTCCTGCAATGATGCTGGGCGCCGTAGCGGCGAATGCAGGGGCATTTGAACTGACCAGCACCGATATGGCCAATGGCCAGCCCCTGACCAGCCGTCAGGAATATCAGGGCTTTGGTTGCAGTGGCGATAACCTGTCACCGCAGCTGTCGTGGTCAGGCGCACCGGCAGGCACGAAAGCCTTTGCCGTGTTTGCCTATGATCCTGATGCGCCAACGGGCAGCGGCTGGTGGCACTGGCAGGTGGTGAACATTCCTGCCGGGGTCAGCTCTCTGGCGACCGGTGCCGGTGATCCGGCCAGACAGCTGATGCCTGCCGGGGCGGTGCAGCGTAACAATGACTATGGCCAGCCGGGTTTTGGTGGCGCCTGCCCGCCCGCGGGTGATCATGCCCACCGCTATCAGTTCACCGTGTACGCGCTGGCACATACGCTGGAGCTGCCGGCCAATGCCTCCGCCGCCCTGACCGGCTATATGGTCAAAGCCAGTGCGCTGGGGTCGGCGACACTGGAGGCGCTCTATCAGCGTCCCTGA
- a CDS encoding efflux transporter outer membrane subunit encodes MTILSTGSMSMSQRALSTVSSAVTGMAHHNGRPLRLSALALSLTLLGGCVISEPRTQVAMALPAQWQEPDEAKGSVLEQQWWQGFHAAELDQLITQALAHSPDLHSTLEQVRQAELAVNVAGASLFPSVSAALGSDWRRSESSAGDSQQSRSSSGSLAISYEVDVWGRLAAERDSARASLAASRFDYQASRLSLASAVADAYFNVLALDKQIALAEDNLQIAARVMKIVEARFRNGMATALDVSQQRNTVLNQQAALLPLRVRARQTRSALAILLGQTPQTPVLAEHLALDAIQPPAISAGLPSELLTRRPDLASAEADLAAADADVLAARAALLPSVQLSSSLGVSTAALLSLANPANSVSLAGSLAQSLFDGGQRRSQVAISQSRRRQLVDNYRSAVLTALKEVEDALGNTRLTADQEQLQRQIVAESQRSLRLAELRYREGADELLAVLDAQRTLFSAQSSLVDIQLSRLSAALDLYKALGGGWQRGQIIDTGEPAEDAQRDATTLQPSVHT; translated from the coding sequence ATGACTATTTTATCCACAGGCAGTATGTCCATGAGTCAGCGCGCGTTATCCACCGTCTCTTCCGCCGTCACCGGCATGGCTCACCACAACGGGCGTCCTCTGCGTCTGAGTGCGCTGGCCCTGAGCCTGACTCTGCTCGGCGGTTGTGTGATCAGCGAACCCCGCACTCAGGTGGCGATGGCGCTGCCAGCGCAGTGGCAGGAGCCGGATGAAGCAAAGGGCAGTGTGCTGGAGCAGCAGTGGTGGCAGGGTTTTCATGCCGCTGAGCTGGATCAGCTGATCACTCAGGCGCTGGCCCACAGCCCTGATCTGCACAGCACGCTGGAACAGGTGCGACAGGCCGAGCTGGCGGTCAATGTGGCGGGGGCTTCGCTGTTTCCCAGCGTGAGTGCTGCGCTTGGCAGCGACTGGCGCCGCAGTGAGTCCAGCGCGGGCGACAGCCAGCAAAGCCGCAGTTCCAGCGGCAGTCTGGCCATCAGTTATGAAGTCGATGTGTGGGGCAGACTGGCGGCTGAGCGGGACAGTGCCCGCGCCAGTCTGGCGGCCAGCCGCTTTGACTATCAGGCCAGCCGCCTGAGTCTGGCCAGTGCGGTGGCTGATGCCTACTTCAACGTGCTGGCGCTGGATAAGCAGATCGCGCTGGCCGAGGACAACCTGCAGATCGCCGCACGGGTGATGAAGATCGTTGAGGCGCGCTTCCGCAACGGTATGGCCACGGCACTGGATGTCAGCCAGCAGCGTAATACTGTGCTCAACCAGCAGGCGGCCCTGCTGCCGCTGCGGGTGCGGGCAAGGCAGACCCGCAGTGCACTGGCCATCCTGCTCGGGCAGACGCCGCAAACGCCGGTGCTGGCAGAACATCTGGCACTGGATGCCATCCAGCCGCCAGCGATCAGCGCCGGTTTACCCAGTGAGCTGCTGACACGCAGGCCCGATCTGGCCAGCGCTGAAGCCGATCTGGCTGCGGCCGACGCCGATGTGCTGGCAGCCCGCGCAGCCTTGCTGCCGAGTGTACAGCTGTCGTCATCGCTGGGCGTTTCCACCGCGGCCCTGCTGTCGCTGGCTAATCCGGCCAACAGTGTCAGTCTGGCGGGGTCACTGGCCCAGAGCCTGTTTGATGGTGGCCAGCGGCGCAGTCAGGTGGCGATCAGTCAGTCGCGTCGGCGGCAGCTGGTGGATAACTACCGCAGCGCGGTGCTGACGGCCCTGAAAGAAGTAGAAGATGCGCTGGGCAATACCCGGCTGACCGCTGATCAGGAACAGTTGCAGCGGCAGATCGTGGCGGAGTCACAGCGCAGTCTGCGGCTGGCGGAGCTGCGTTATCGCGAAGGGGCAGATGAACTGCTGGCGGTGCTGGATGCCCAGCGCACACTGTTCAGTGCCCAGTCCAGTCTGGTGGATATTCAGCTCAGCCGTCTCAGTGCGGCGCTGGATCTTTACAAGGCGCTGGGCGGCGGCTGGCAGCGGGGGCAGATCATCGATACCGGTGAGCCTGCTGAGGATGCGCAGCGGGATGCCACCACGCTCCAGCCATCGGTCCACACATGA